Proteins encoded within one genomic window of bacterium:
- a CDS encoding argininosuccinate lyase: MGKDEDAGGARYLDAGGRLRRGPSAVLVETAFRRELAYADALYEGISYADLAHVLMLAEAGVIPEAPARALLAALVELHDQGLAALRLEAKWGDLYNNRDAELQRRVPAAAGWLHAGRARREALTLGWLIHQRVALAAARRDTAALLRVLADLGARHAGDVMPDFTYLQHAQPTTLGHFLLGFAEPLRRDAERLAREADLLDESPAGAASTNGARLPLDRERMRALLGFARVNVHGRDAMWRPDVAINLMGVLVSLATGASRLAEELQLWTTEEFGYATLADEHCRASVIMPNKKNPYALSFIRGQARELDGALMSVIATNQTPSGQIDNRNTSYEALPRALEVVDGLVRLLAEVLQRMTLDLGRLREQARHGHTYGSELADLLLLRERVDSRTAHEIVGATISAQVGAAATPFAAALAAAFRAAVGRPLAVDADELWRAVQPEQVVASRLGIGSCAPDTVRAMAADLGAAAAALAAAVDAEERRSQFPTLLRTAVGRRLGREW, from the coding sequence ATGGGCAAAGACGAGGATGCGGGAGGGGCCAGGTATCTCGATGCCGGGGGACGCCTGCGGCGCGGGCCGTCGGCCGTCCTGGTCGAGACCGCCTTCCGCCGCGAGCTCGCGTACGCCGACGCGCTCTACGAGGGCATCAGCTATGCCGACCTGGCGCACGTGTTGATGCTCGCCGAGGCCGGCGTGATCCCCGAGGCGCCGGCGCGGGCGCTCCTCGCCGCGCTGGTGGAGCTGCACGACCAGGGGCTGGCGGCGCTGCGCCTCGAGGCCAAGTGGGGCGACCTCTACAACAACCGCGATGCCGAGCTGCAGCGGCGCGTGCCCGCCGCCGCCGGCTGGCTGCACGCCGGCCGCGCCCGCCGCGAGGCCCTCACCCTCGGCTGGCTGATCCACCAACGCGTCGCCCTGGCGGCGGCGCGCCGCGACACCGCCGCGCTGCTGCGCGTGCTCGCCGACCTCGGCGCGCGCCACGCCGGCGACGTGATGCCCGACTTCACCTACCTGCAGCACGCGCAGCCGACGACCCTCGGCCACTTCCTGCTCGGCTTCGCCGAGCCGCTGCGCCGCGACGCCGAGCGGCTGGCGCGCGAGGCCGACCTGCTCGACGAGTCGCCGGCCGGCGCCGCCAGCACCAACGGCGCCCGCCTGCCGCTCGACCGCGAGCGCATGCGCGCCCTGCTCGGCTTCGCGCGGGTGAACGTGCACGGCCGCGACGCCATGTGGCGCCCCGACGTCGCCATCAATCTCATGGGCGTGCTGGTCTCGCTCGCCACCGGCGCCTCCCGCCTCGCCGAGGAGCTGCAGCTCTGGACGACCGAGGAGTTCGGCTACGCGACGCTCGCCGACGAGCACTGCCGGGCCAGCGTCATCATGCCCAACAAGAAGAACCCCTACGCGCTGTCGTTCATCCGCGGCCAGGCGCGCGAGCTCGACGGGGCGCTGATGAGCGTCATCGCCACCAACCAGACGCCGTCGGGCCAGATCGACAACCGCAACACGTCGTACGAGGCGCTGCCGCGCGCCCTCGAGGTGGTGGACGGCCTCGTGCGCCTCCTCGCCGAGGTGCTGCAGCGGATGACCCTCGACCTCGGCCGCCTGCGCGAGCAGGCGCGGCACGGCCACACCTACGGCAGCGAGCTTGCCGACCTGCTGCTGCTGCGCGAGCGCGTCGATTCCCGCACCGCGCACGAGATCGTCGGCGCCACCATCAGCGCCCAGGTGGGCGCCGCGGCGACGCCGTTCGCCGCCGCCCTGGCGGCGGCGTTCCGGGCCGCGGTCGGCCGCCCCCTGGCGGTCGACGCCGACGAGCTGTGGCGCGCGGTGCAGCCCGAGCAGGTGGTCGCCAGCCGTCTGGGCATCGGCAGTTGCGCCCCCGACACGGTGCGCGCCATGGCCGCCGATCTGGGCGCCGCCGCCGCCGCCCTCGCCGCCGCCGTCGATGCCGAGGAGCGGCGGTCGCAGTTCCCCACCCTGCTGCGGACCGCGGTGGGCAGACGCCTCGGCCGTGAGTGGTAG
- a CDS encoding phosphosulfolactate synthase → MHEIFADPLRTRRPREVGITHVLDKGMSVADIHGLLEVAAGYVDIIKFGWGTSVVVENLEAKIDACLGRGVDIYCGGSLFELALQRGRLDDYVAYLKDRGIRLLEISDGVIALPAVEKLRHIERLARDFKVLSEVGSKDEEVVVAPSRWVKQIKEELDAGAWKVITEGRESGTVGLYRGSGEIRTGLIDEIESQIDTSRLMFEAPQKAQQVWMIKHFGTNVNLGNIAPGEVIALETMRQGLRADTMLLPRAGRH, encoded by the coding sequence CTGCACGAGATCTTCGCCGACCCGCTGCGCACCCGCCGCCCGCGCGAGGTCGGGATCACCCACGTGCTCGACAAGGGCATGTCCGTGGCGGACATCCACGGCCTGCTCGAGGTCGCGGCCGGCTACGTCGACATCATCAAGTTCGGCTGGGGCACCTCGGTGGTGGTCGAGAACCTCGAGGCGAAGATCGACGCCTGCCTCGGCCGCGGCGTCGACATCTACTGCGGCGGCAGCCTCTTCGAGCTGGCGCTGCAACGCGGCCGCCTCGACGACTACGTCGCCTACCTCAAGGATCGCGGCATCAGGCTGCTCGAGATCTCCGACGGGGTGATCGCCCTGCCGGCGGTCGAGAAGCTGCGCCACATCGAGCGCCTGGCGCGCGACTTCAAGGTGCTCTCCGAAGTCGGCAGCAAGGACGAGGAGGTGGTGGTCGCGCCGTCGCGCTGGGTGAAACAGATCAAGGAGGAGCTCGACGCGGGCGCCTGGAAGGTGATCACCGAGGGGCGCGAGTCGGGCACCGTCGGCCTGTACCGCGGCAGCGGCGAGATCCGCACCGGCCTGATCGACGAGATCGAGAGCCAGATCGACACCAGCCGGCTCATGTTCGAGGCGCCGCAGAAGGCGCAGCAGGTCTGGATGATCAAGCACTTCGGCACCAACGTGAACCTCGGCAACATCGCCCCCGGCGAGGTCATCGCGCTCGAGACCATGCGCCAGGGCCTGCGCGCCGACACCATGCTGCTGCCGCGCGCCGGCCGCCACTGA
- a CDS encoding FAD-binding protein, whose product MECGVAVIGSGAAGLMAAIAAGPDSVLFTDGPLGRSNSGMAQGGLQLPPPGADALARFADDMRRAARVPLDRDRLAAFVAHVEETIACLVEWGLELDRDGQGEIVRRMAGGLSEPRIVSSRDQIGPAIMKLLLARVRAAPVHLLDHARVVDLRPADRGLVLEVERAAGAVERWRARAVVCCTGGVTYREARRRALPTTNPANENHVLFDRLAAAGLPLEHADFFQFQPYGLAASGHEAVGRCVPESIVNFRVRLLDRHGAEVGAVGEDRYALTQRMFAAAEAGRAERLDDGSPGLWLTLSDVDPDQLRRHFPKLAQYLERHHRIGADVLVFPFLHYYLGGFRVNARCATAWPGLFLAGEMVGGLHGRNRLMGNGITDSLVHGRLAGRSAREYLG is encoded by the coding sequence ATGGAGTGCGGGGTCGCCGTCATCGGCAGTGGCGCCGCCGGGTTGATGGCGGCGATCGCCGCCGGCCCCGACAGCGTGCTGTTCACCGACGGGCCGCTCGGCCGCTCGAACTCCGGCATGGCGCAGGGCGGGCTGCAGTTGCCGCCGCCCGGGGCCGATGCGCTGGCCCGCTTCGCCGACGACATGCGGCGCGCGGCGCGCGTGCCGCTCGACCGCGACCGCCTGGCGGCGTTCGTGGCCCACGTCGAGGAGACCATCGCCTGCCTGGTGGAGTGGGGCCTCGAGCTCGACCGCGACGGGCAGGGGGAGATCGTGCGCCGCATGGCCGGCGGCCTGAGCGAGCCACGCATCGTCTCGTCGCGCGACCAGATCGGGCCGGCGATCATGAAGCTCCTGCTGGCGCGCGTGCGGGCGGCGCCGGTGCACCTGCTCGACCACGCCCGCGTCGTCGACCTGCGGCCGGCCGACCGCGGGTTGGTCCTCGAGGTCGAGCGCGCCGCCGGCGCCGTCGAGCGCTGGCGCGCCCGCGCCGTGGTCTGCTGCACCGGCGGCGTCACCTACCGCGAGGCGCGCCGCCGCGCCCTGCCGACCACCAATCCGGCGAATGAGAACCACGTGCTGTTCGACCGCCTCGCCGCCGCCGGCCTGCCGCTCGAGCATGCCGACTTCTTCCAGTTCCAACCGTACGGGCTGGCCGCCAGCGGCCACGAGGCGGTCGGCCGCTGCGTGCCGGAGAGCATCGTCAACTTCCGCGTCCGCCTGCTCGACCGCCACGGCGCCGAGGTCGGGGCCGTCGGCGAGGACCGCTACGCGCTCACCCAGCGCATGTTCGCCGCCGCCGAGGCGGGGCGGGCGGAGCGGCTCGACGACGGCTCGCCCGGCCTGTGGCTGACCCTGAGCGACGTCGATCCCGACCAACTGCGCCGCCACTTCCCGAAGCTGGCGCAGTACCTCGAACGCCACCACCGGATCGGCGCCGACGTGCTGGTGTTTCCCTTTCTGCACTATTACCTGGGCGGCTTCCGGGTGAACGCGCGCTGCGCCACCGCCTGGCCGGGGTTGTTCCTCGCCGGCGAGATGGTCGGCGGGCTGCACGGCCGCAATCGTCTGATGGGCAACGGCATCACCGACTCGCTGGTGCACGGCCGACTGGCCGGGCGCTCGGCACGGGAGTACCTGGGATGA